From a region of the Acidobacteriota bacterium genome:
- a CDS encoding PKD domain-containing protein — protein TAPAGNVTITAGQSVTFSGSATDPDGDTVTVLWNFGDGSTSTMLNPGAHVYASAGTYSVTFTATDEHGLADPTPDTRTITVNAAAPTFTFIQTSIFTPKCINCHAGSSPEAGLDLSAGQAYGELINVPAESRSGIRVIPGDPNNSVLYTFLAAGHRSSQVTAADRQAIFDWIASGAPNN, from the coding sequence CACGGCCCCCGCCGGAAACGTGACCATCACGGCGGGCCAGTCGGTGACCTTCTCGGGGAGCGCCACGGACCCGGACGGCGACACGGTCACGGTGCTGTGGAACTTCGGGGACGGCTCCACCTCCACGATGCTCAACCCCGGCGCCCACGTGTACGCCAGCGCGGGCACCTACTCGGTGACCTTCACGGCCACGGACGAACACGGGCTGGCCGATCCCACCCCCGACACGCGGACGATCACGGTGAACGCGGCGGCGCCCACCTTCACCTTCATCCAGACGAGCATCTTCACGCCCAAGTGCATCAACTGCCACGCGGGTTCCAGCCCGGAGGCGGGCCTCGACCTCAGCGCAGGCCAGGCCTACGGTGAACTCATCAATGTTCCGGCCGAGTCCCGGTCGGGGATTCGCGTCATCCCCGGGGATCCCAACAACAGTGTCCTCTACACCTTCCTCGCCGCGGGCCACAGGTCCAGCCAGGTGACGGCCGCCGACCGGCAGGCCATCTTCGACTGGATCGCCTCCGGCGCCCCGAACAACTGA
- a CDS encoding PKD domain-containing protein, with protein sequence MAIPVTRKTLRFLGIAALALAAAATWTARAEAPEFSGARAAVHGLVLPSSPQVGEDGSIVLTAEVPVAPGASRRVLLKFDPIWNVLERADGPALVVDAGERGTARLPSGDALLADRESGEILRIRPDGRSEKVAGGFERPEFLAYDASDGFLYVLDVPTPGVPPSAGGRNALKRVNLEGGAVETLAGASSLPLGLALAGEKAFWVDGDSGVLFSADLGERKKKDNKEKFDALLSGADEVPPVNTTTTGTVRFKLKLEEEDDVVPAGPESSRLEDKENRLEFHLKVRRIVGATAGHIHLGAPGVNGPVVAELFSSSRPSPRPRELEREGKIYEEDLVGPLAGDWDGFVSALRAGQLYVNVHTQLFPSGEIRGQIIPQGGVSNRPPNGTILAPAGDVTISEGESVSFAGAVSDPDGDTVSVLWDFGDGSSSTDLNPGDHLYASAGTYTVTFTATDAGGLSDPTPDSRIITVEGSQNAPPEGVIVEPPGDVSILAGESVTFSGSATDPDGDTVTVLWNFGDGSTSTLLNPGAHVYASAG encoded by the coding sequence ATGGCCATCCCAGTCACCCGAAAGACGTTGCGGTTCTTAGGGATCGCGGCTCTCGCCTTGGCCGCCGCCGCCACGTGGACGGCTCGGGCGGAGGCACCCGAATTTTCCGGCGCCAGGGCGGCGGTCCACGGTCTGGTTCTGCCCTCGTCTCCCCAGGTGGGAGAGGACGGCTCCATCGTCCTGACCGCCGAAGTGCCCGTCGCTCCCGGCGCATCCCGCCGGGTTCTGCTGAAGTTCGACCCCATCTGGAACGTTCTCGAGCGCGCCGATGGGCCGGCCCTCGTTGTGGATGCGGGGGAGCGGGGCACCGCCCGGCTTCCCTCGGGGGACGCTCTGCTTGCGGACCGCGAGTCGGGCGAGATCTTGCGAATCCGTCCCGACGGGAGGTCCGAAAAGGTGGCGGGCGGTTTCGAGCGCCCCGAGTTCCTCGCCTACGACGCGTCGGACGGTTTCCTCTACGTGCTGGATGTCCCGACGCCGGGGGTCCCTCCCTCGGCCGGCGGCCGCAACGCCCTGAAGCGCGTGAATCTCGAGGGCGGGGCCGTAGAGACCTTAGCCGGGGCGAGTTCTCTCCCCCTGGGACTCGCGCTGGCCGGGGAGAAGGCCTTCTGGGTGGACGGGGACAGCGGCGTTCTCTTTTCCGCCGATCTTGGCGAGAGAAAGAAAAAGGACAACAAGGAGAAGTTCGACGCCCTCCTCAGCGGAGCGGATGAAGTGCCGCCGGTCAACACGACCACGACGGGCACGGTCCGATTCAAACTGAAACTCGAAGAGGAGGATGACGTCGTGCCGGCCGGGCCGGAATCGAGCCGGCTGGAGGACAAGGAAAATCGGTTGGAATTCCACCTCAAGGTGCGGCGCATCGTGGGAGCCACGGCGGGCCACATTCACCTGGGCGCGCCAGGGGTCAACGGTCCCGTGGTCGCCGAGCTCTTTTCCTCCTCCAGGCCCTCCCCGAGACCCAGGGAGCTGGAGCGGGAAGGCAAGATCTACGAAGAGGACCTCGTGGGGCCCCTGGCGGGCGATTGGGACGGATTCGTCTCGGCCCTGCGCGCCGGACAGCTCTACGTGAACGTACACACCCAGCTCTTTCCATCCGGTGAGATTCGGGGCCAGATCATCCCCCAGGGCGGCGTATCCAACCGGCCCCCCAACGGCACCATCCTGGCCCCCGCGGGGGACGTCACAATCTCGGAGGGAGAAAGCGTCTCCTTCGCCGGGGCCGTCAGCGACCCCGACGGCGACACGGTGAGCGTCCTGTGGGACTTCGGCGACGGATCCTCCTCCACGGACCTCAACCCCGGGGACCACCTGTACGCCTCCGCCGGCACCTACACCGTGACCTTCACGGCGACGGACGCCGGGGGCCTCTCCGACCCCACTCCCGACTCCCGGATCATTACGGTCGAAGGTTCTCAGAATGCCCCTCCCGAAGGGGTGATCGTGGAGCCCCCTGGCGACGTATCCATCCTGGCCGGGGAATCGGTGACCTTCTCGGGGAGCGCCACGGACCCCGACGGCGACACGGTCACGGTCTTGTGGAACTTCGGGGACGGCTCCACCTCCACGCTGCTCAACCCCGGCGCCCACGTGTACGCCAGCGCGGGCA
- a CDS encoding lysophospholipase — translation MQRETGTTRAKDGAELFWRAWIPSGPRGAIAVVHGLGEHSGRYEATAERLTRMGLAVWAVDLRGHGRSPGIRVHVERFDEYLEDTDAALALAASRHPGLPLFLLGHSMGGLVALRHLLQRPGAVSAAVISSPALGTHPRFEPNAFTKGAARVLSRVAPRLLIASNLDASRLSRDHSVVEAYLADPLVSRKVSARWYTEIVAAMADARARAASLRTPVLLMQSGDDVLVDPEATRRWAGAAPAERVEFAWWDGFYHEMFNEPEKDRVFGRVEAWISRLLPAEPQAPQRGPPRDHRSRRRCGDGHGDGDYAGRAHERPGRRGRGAGRVRSGDRSGEPSGRALRLRQRKGLSHRLHGLRRQGRHLRRCRDCRRPPRPEGHPRGRRAGLRLHSVAPPLKKRRCKTSGPR, via the coding sequence GTGCAGCGGGAAACGGGGACCACGCGGGCGAAGGACGGAGCGGAACTCTTCTGGAGGGCCTGGATCCCCTCCGGCCCCCGCGGCGCCATAGCCGTCGTCCACGGGCTCGGGGAGCACTCGGGTCGCTACGAGGCCACGGCGGAGCGCCTGACCCGGATGGGCCTGGCCGTCTGGGCGGTGGACCTGAGGGGACACGGCCGGAGCCCGGGAATCCGGGTGCACGTGGAGCGCTTCGACGAATATTTGGAGGACACGGACGCGGCCCTCGCCCTCGCCGCCTCGCGCCACCCGGGGCTTCCGCTCTTCCTCCTAGGCCATTCCATGGGGGGGCTCGTGGCCCTCCGCCATCTGCTCCAACGCCCCGGCGCGGTTTCGGCGGCCGTGATCTCGTCGCCGGCCCTCGGCACGCACCCGCGCTTCGAGCCCAACGCCTTCACGAAGGGCGCCGCCAGGGTCCTCTCGAGGGTGGCGCCGCGGCTTCTCATCGCGAGCAACCTGGACGCCTCGCGCCTCTCGCGGGACCATAGCGTGGTGGAGGCCTACCTCGCCGACCCCCTCGTGTCCCGCAAGGTCTCGGCCCGGTGGTACACGGAAATCGTGGCGGCCATGGCCGACGCACGCGCCCGCGCCGCGTCGCTGAGGACGCCCGTCCTGCTCATGCAATCCGGCGACGACGTCCTCGTGGATCCCGAGGCCACCCGCCGGTGGGCCGGGGCCGCCCCCGCGGAGCGCGTGGAGTTCGCGTGGTGGGACGGCTTCTACCACGAGATGTTCAACGAGCCCGAGAAGGACCGCGTCTTCGGCCGCGTCGAAGCCTGGATCTCCCGCCTTCTGCCCGCCGAACCACAAGCTCCACAACGTGGCCCTCCAAGGGATCACCGATCCCGACGGCGATGCGGTGACGGTCACGGTGACGGGGATTACGCAGGACGAGCCCACGAACGGCCTGGGCGACGGGGACGAGGCGCCGGACGGGTACGGAGTGGGGACCGCTCAGGTGAGCCTTCGGGCCGAGCGCTCCGGCTCCGGCAACGGAAGGGTCTATCCCATCGCCTTCACGGCCTCCGACGGCAAGGGCGGCACCTGCGAAGGTGCCGTGACTGTCGGCGTCCCCCACGACCCGAAGGACACCCCCGTGGACGACGGGCAGGCCTTCGACTCCACTCAGTAGCCCCGCCTCTAAAGAAACGCAGATGCAAGACGTCGGGCCCTCGCTGA